One part of the Phycisphaeraceae bacterium genome encodes these proteins:
- a CDS encoding type II secretion system protein GspG — protein sequence MTDSIETPTTLLHRTGRFGRRMIAWATAAGFALIAGSAFAQSDAQKTDDQTPDIAPFMQVVDDPTSVTMQMAVRTLVPADGQGPTITLFAAIHIGDRSFYDAIQQMLDAKDLVLFEGVRPTGAGYIAHEKDMTERDRNEFTERRMKFLGSSVVTYKASHRAYPETLNELSEGVDERIGRVIAGIGEDAWGHQLVYERDLETGTFELRSAGSDGELHNNDDIVIDPASDGVYAMETDTEGIQTILAESLGLVFQLDAMDESGPNWRNSDLSIDQVMERLDEAGVTSFELMDTLQGNTIGTKIAGFFLKLIGKSKTMRETAKLALVEMLGSAEDLLGALPGEMGTLMQVILEQRNDVLLADVAHVIEHEPEVKNLGIIYGAGHLRDVQARLETEFGYVHKSDEWVDAMSVDLKALGMTQKQAQSMRTMLRRQINAQMKMLERQR from the coding sequence ATGACAGACAGCATTGAAACACCCACAACACTCCTACATCGCACCGGACGCTTCGGCAGGCGCATGATCGCGTGGGCGACCGCAGCGGGCTTTGCGTTGATTGCTGGTTCTGCCTTTGCGCAGTCTGATGCGCAGAAGACCGACGATCAGACTCCTGATATTGCGCCATTCATGCAGGTTGTGGATGATCCGACATCTGTTACCATGCAGATGGCTGTCAGAACTCTGGTTCCTGCAGATGGTCAGGGTCCGACAATTACATTATTTGCAGCGATCCACATCGGCGATCGGTCTTTTTACGACGCCATACAGCAGATGCTTGATGCGAAGGACCTTGTCCTCTTCGAGGGTGTTCGACCGACTGGCGCTGGCTACATCGCGCACGAAAAGGACATGACCGAGCGCGATCGCAACGAGTTCACAGAAAGACGCATGAAGTTCCTCGGTTCTTCTGTTGTGACATACAAGGCATCTCACCGCGCATATCCAGAGACACTCAACGAGCTTTCTGAAGGTGTTGATGAGCGTATCGGGCGTGTTATTGCAGGCATCGGTGAGGATGCCTGGGGCCATCAACTTGTGTATGAAAGAGATCTGGAGACAGGCACGTTCGAGCTGCGCAGTGCTGGCTCCGATGGTGAGCTTCACAACAACGATGACATCGTGATCGATCCAGCGTCTGATGGTGTCTACGCGATGGAGACAGATACAGAAGGCATCCAGACGATTCTGGCTGAGAGCCTCGGGCTTGTGTTCCAGCTTGATGCGATGGATGAGTCCGGGCCGAACTGGCGCAACTCTGATCTATCGATTGATCAGGTGATGGAACGTCTTGATGAGGCTGGCGTGACAAGCTTCGAGCTCATGGACACACTCCAGGGTAACACGATCGGCACGAAGATCGCTGGGTTTTTCCTGAAGCTGATCGGCAAGAGCAAGACCATGCGCGAGACCGCAAAGCTTGCTCTCGTTGAAATGCTTGGGAGCGCAGAAGATCTGCTCGGCGCACTTCCCGGCGAGATGGGCACGCTGATGCAGGTAATCCTCGAACAGCGCAACGACGTATTGCTTGCTGATGTTGCACATGTGATTGAGCACGAGCCAGAGGTGAAAAATCTCGGCATTATCTACGGTGCGGGCCATCTTCGTGACGTGCAGGCACGGCTTGAGACCGAGTTCGGTTACGTCCACAAGAGCGACGAGTGGGTCGATGCGATGTCGGTTGATCTCAAGGCACTTGGTATGACGCAGAAGCAAGCCCAGTCCATGCGGACCATGCTTCGCAGGCAGATCAATGCACAAATGAAGATGCTTGAGCGCCAGCGTTAA
- a CDS encoding PD40 domain-containing protein, with amino-acid sequence MNRAFQCTPFAVSVIASLLVASNATGQHNDISGAPGQPPLDWHSLEAPLLTNHTQLTSAAQFMKAGEAYFSPNMERVIFQAIPVPAPGTEPDKHYSMYVANFSHDAEGVITGLNNIRRLSEPGSSNTCGWFHPIEHNKVLFASTIVPPVFNGKAGYQKDGSRYAWAFPEEMDIVTATMASDGTLREPARARFVLPGYTAEASWSKDGRHILYAQMNEERSELIGKHDLDIWVYDTQQNEHRLLVSAPGYDGGPFFSPDGKRICYRSDRRGNDMLQVYVSDLVYNDTGAIVGTSAEYQLTDGPNVNWAPYWHPSGEYMVYASSEVGHFNYEVVAVRFDAEKLSSGQRVSDVDRVRITYANGADVLPVFSPDGRYMMWTAQRGERVGSEQKPSSQMWIADVNPSLTTERLFRFISEADALRVATAALEMQATWAVEATFDAQWNDLGWVIEAAPPMSSSDQQSWRFVLARDGRLLSSKAFTPDADEGKPATASHSYHQERDSK; translated from the coding sequence ATGAATCGTGCCTTCCAATGCACGCCGTTTGCTGTATCAGTCATTGCATCCCTGCTTGTCGCCAGCAATGCAACCGGCCAGCATAATGATATCTCTGGCGCCCCAGGACAACCTCCACTCGATTGGCACTCACTTGAGGCGCCGCTCCTGACAAATCACACGCAACTTACTTCTGCAGCACAGTTTATGAAAGCTGGCGAAGCGTACTTCTCGCCGAACATGGAGCGGGTGATCTTTCAGGCGATCCCTGTGCCTGCACCGGGCACAGAACCTGACAAGCACTACTCCATGTACGTTGCCAACTTCAGCCATGACGCTGAGGGAGTCATCACAGGGCTCAACAACATCCGCAGACTGTCTGAGCCAGGCTCATCAAACACGTGCGGCTGGTTCCATCCAATCGAGCACAACAAGGTGCTCTTCGCATCAACAATCGTGCCACCAGTATTCAACGGCAAGGCAGGGTACCAGAAAGATGGTAGCCGATACGCGTGGGCATTCCCTGAAGAGATGGACATCGTCACCGCAACGATGGCATCCGACGGCACGCTGCGCGAGCCAGCCCGTGCTCGCTTTGTGCTTCCCGGATATACCGCGGAGGCAAGCTGGTCGAAGGACGGCAGGCACATCCTTTATGCGCAGATGAACGAGGAACGCAGCGAACTGATCGGCAAGCACGACCTTGATATCTGGGTGTACGACACGCAGCAGAACGAACATCGCTTGCTTGTCAGCGCACCAGGGTACGACGGCGGGCCCTTCTTTTCGCCGGACGGGAAACGCATCTGTTACCGATCTGATCGTCGCGGCAACGACATGCTGCAGGTGTATGTCTCTGATCTTGTCTATAACGACACCGGTGCAATTGTTGGGACAAGCGCGGAATACCAGTTGACCGACGGTCCGAACGTCAACTGGGCACCATACTGGCATCCGTCAGGCGAGTACATGGTCTACGCGTCCAGCGAGGTTGGGCATTTTAACTACGAGGTTGTTGCAGTTCGCTTTGATGCTGAGAAGCTCTCATCAGGCCAGCGTGTCTCCGATGTTGATCGTGTGCGAATCACGTATGCGAACGGCGCGGATGTGCTGCCCGTCTTCAGCCCGGATGGCAGGTACATGATGTGGACAGCGCAACGGGGTGAGCGCGTTGGCAGTGAGCAGAAGCCATCGAGCCAGATGTGGATTGCTGACGTGAATCCATCACTCACAACTGAACGCTTGTTCCGGTTTATCTCAGAAGCAGACGCATTGCGCGTTGCAACAGCAGCACTTGAGATGCAGGCAACATGGGCGGTGGAAGCAACTTTCGACGCACAGTGGAACGATCTCGGATGGGTTATCGAGGCTGCACCACCGATGAGTTCGTCGGATCAGCAGTCGTGGCGCTTTGTCCTTGCACGTGACGGTAGATTGCTGTCGTCAAAGGCGTTCACGCCTGATGCAGATGAGGGCAAGCCTGCAACAGCCTCTCATTCATACCACCAGGAGCGTGACTCAAAGTAG
- a CDS encoding RluA family pseudouridine synthase → MKSRIETMSQQENSGYSCRLWSQTDSWVVVEKPVGIPTGTSARLDDTSTVVGQVREMIPPSTGPMVVHRLDRETSGLVVVALDPHTHANLSKQFRDRLVYKRYSAIVLGTPFEQSGAVRLPIADMRDVIDTEPEGDEHVKRVVHRAGKPATTFWRTAPCNCTSDDLSVHTHIALYPITGRTHQLRVHCATGWVSGGIGCPIVGDPLYGRSGQGHRMMLHASALSFIDPATDERVCFESEPPFR, encoded by the coding sequence ATGAAAAGTCGTATTGAGACCATGTCTCAACAAGAAAATAGTGGATATTCCTGTCGTCTTTGGTCACAGACTGACAGCTGGGTTGTCGTTGAGAAACCGGTTGGGATCCCAACCGGCACAAGCGCTCGACTCGATGACACATCAACCGTCGTGGGGCAGGTTCGAGAGATGATCCCTCCCTCCACGGGGCCAATGGTGGTGCATCGGCTTGATCGTGAAACATCGGGTCTGGTCGTGGTTGCGCTCGATCCGCATACGCATGCAAACCTTTCAAAGCAGTTTCGTGATCGTCTCGTATACAAGCGATACAGCGCGATTGTGCTCGGTACTCCGTTTGAGCAATCAGGTGCGGTGAGACTGCCGATTGCAGACATGCGGGATGTGATCGATACCGAACCGGAAGGTGACGAGCATGTAAAGCGCGTTGTACATCGTGCTGGAAAGCCCGCTACAACGTTCTGGCGAACAGCTCCGTGTAACTGCACGAGTGATGATCTTTCTGTCCATACACATATTGCGCTTTATCCAATCACGGGAAGAACCCATCAGCTCCGCGTGCATTGTGCAACGGGTTGGGTATCCGGTGGGATTGGATGTCCGATTGTGGGTGATCCGCTCTATGGAAGGTCCGGGCAGGGGCATCGCATGATGCTGCACGCGAGCGCACTCTCGTTTATCGATCCAGCAACAGATGAACGCGTGTGCTTTGAGTCAGAGCCACCATTCAGATGA
- the rpsR gene encoding 30S ribosomal protein S18, which translates to MQRFSPVGQPTRFLKTSGAGKAYCDWKDVDALRRMMSPNGKIYGRKRLGATAKEQRQIAQAVKRARYMGLLPYTSATL; encoded by the coding sequence ATGCAGCGTTTCAGCCCGGTTGGCCAGCCCACCCGTTTCCTTAAGACCAGCGGTGCTGGCAAGGCATACTGCGACTGGAAGGATGTTGACGCACTCCGTCGCATGATGAGCCCCAACGGCAAGATCTACGGGCGCAAGCGTCTCGGCGCAACAGCCAAGGAGCAGCGCCAGATTGCACAGGCTGTCAAGCGTGCCCGGTACATGGGTCTGCTTCCCTACACCTCAGCAACACTCTAA
- a CDS encoding DoxX family protein, with product MRNNGPMSYLLLVLRLALGGVFLFAAYQKLGPDVIPNLADPNVKNTAVITPVNDFATSIKAFDIVPDHMIPILTYAIPWTEAICGALLILGLRTRASAFLLMALLGTFIWAIVQVVQSGEHVECGCFGKINFPCEARITDGRCQIIRNGVLTAVAGILFLFGPGAVAFDGVINRSKRRSKHASQAKPVGKPVEKV from the coding sequence GTGAGAAACAACGGTCCAATGTCATATCTCCTGCTTGTGCTTCGCCTCGCGCTTGGTGGTGTGTTTCTTTTCGCTGCATACCAGAAGCTTGGACCCGATGTCATACCAAACCTTGCTGACCCGAATGTAAAAAACACAGCGGTGATCACGCCGGTCAATGACTTTGCAACGTCCATCAAGGCGTTCGACATTGTCCCCGACCACATGATCCCGATTCTCACGTACGCGATCCCGTGGACCGAAGCGATCTGCGGCGCACTGCTGATACTCGGACTCCGCACGCGAGCATCTGCGTTCCTGCTCATGGCACTCCTCGGAACATTTATCTGGGCAATCGTGCAGGTTGTCCAGAGTGGTGAGCACGTCGAGTGTGGATGCTTTGGGAAGATCAACTTCCCGTGCGAAGCTCGAATCACCGATGGCAGGTGCCAAATCATCAGAAATGGCGTCCTGACAGCTGTTGCTGGCATCCTGTTCCTGTTCGGCCCTGGTGCTGTCGCATTCGACGGGGTTATCAACCGGTCCAAGCGCCGGTCCAAGCACGCTTCACAGGCAAAGCCGGTCGGCAAGCCCGTCGAGAAGGTCTGA
- a CDS encoding DUF1573 domain-containing protein yields MNVRLHRAAAPLVLGVCCATTLLLTPHAAIAQSDETPAPTPLPHIEFESETGFDFGRILDTEHQSASFVFKNNGTAPLRILSVTSTCGCTEPEIDGITMPSKKGSPIDGAIYQPGEGSTIRIKFNPLGKSGDNTQTVTIMTNDPSRPKIELPVKAFVQPVVSLDPVALSVGQLERISESEWTVNIISTDIPDKEVPFAVERASVTGQPDFHVTVGDRTRINTEFGEAWNQALILRYTGGAQARHVRGSIVIRTNDESRWLLSIPFEGDVLGDLRANTKSIRLGNNIELGSDLTKSVVVFHPEGKAFGIKAVLDGTSRRPLAFSTSPADTEETPKGIDISMPFPTSRPGPVRGKVLVVTDLPGEPPIEVSYFGNIAIPERKPVETGPVGPQTGENK; encoded by the coding sequence ATGAATGTACGCTTGCATCGTGCAGCCGCGCCACTCGTCCTTGGTGTGTGCTGCGCTACCACACTTCTGCTGACACCGCACGCTGCGATTGCGCAGTCAGACGAGACGCCAGCGCCAACACCGCTGCCGCACATTGAGTTTGAATCCGAAACCGGGTTCGACTTTGGACGCATACTTGACACAGAACACCAGTCCGCATCGTTCGTGTTCAAGAACAACGGCACCGCGCCCTTGCGGATTCTCTCAGTCACATCAACGTGCGGCTGCACCGAACCCGAGATCGACGGCATCACAATGCCATCAAAGAAGGGGTCACCGATTGATGGTGCGATCTATCAGCCCGGCGAAGGCTCGACAATCAGAATCAAGTTCAATCCGCTCGGTAAGTCCGGCGACAACACACAAACCGTTACGATCATGACGAATGATCCCTCTAGGCCGAAGATCGAACTGCCCGTGAAGGCATTCGTTCAGCCGGTGGTCTCGCTTGATCCTGTCGCACTCTCCGTTGGACAACTTGAGCGTATCAGCGAGAGTGAATGGACGGTCAACATCATCAGCACGGACATCCCGGACAAGGAAGTTCCATTCGCGGTGGAACGCGCGAGTGTCACTGGCCAACCTGACTTTCATGTCACGGTTGGTGATCGCACCCGCATCAACACCGAGTTTGGTGAGGCGTGGAATCAGGCATTGATCCTGCGTTACACCGGCGGCGCTCAGGCCCGTCATGTGCGGGGGTCCATTGTCATTCGCACGAACGATGAGTCACGCTGGCTGCTCTCCATCCCGTTCGAGGGTGATGTACTCGGCGATCTCCGCGCCAACACAAAGTCAATCCGCCTTGGCAACAACATTGAGTTGGGATCTGATCTCACAAAGTCTGTTGTTGTCTTCCACCCCGAAGGAAAAGCCTTTGGTATCAAGGCTGTGCTCGACGGTACATCCCGCAGACCGCTTGCGTTCTCGACATCGCCCGCTGACACCGAGGAAACTCCAAAGGGTATCGATATCTCGATGCCATTCCCGACATCGCGTCCAGGGCCCGTTCGCGGCAAGGTGCTGGTTGTGACAGACTTGCCTGGCGAACCACCGATTGAAGTTTCGTACTTCGGCAACATCGCCATCCCGGAACGTAAGCCGGTGGAAACCGGACCCGTAGGACCACAAACGGGAGAGAACAAGTGA
- a CDS encoding DUF1573 domain-containing protein, giving the protein MNTKQIVSLILASTGFATCSLAQGLQPAGPTRPAVTPTTVTPLPQTTPNDGTPVPTGPAGELHLDDNVLDLGIIPDTDKVTRKIPFTNTGQGALTITRVQAHCGCTTPELDKTVYEPGEAGEITVTYDPNGKHEGPQATSVDIYTDNPSQQRVPIQVVAHILPLVSVDPTFVSFQNIDKGAVISQPVTIRGRMPGFKVTSATANVGDGISVEIIDTTEIENEKGEKITEVFALVTLDGTRSPGRIGGNVTFFTNDERRPTQAVSVTGMVLGDVRSNMTQWRLGNAMQPESVFTRTVRLTHRLGRDFKVVDVKERQSTPNDATVQWTVVQPDPDRPDVLDVKLTLIANARMGTQVGELSILTDVKDEPPITVTYFGNVKDIGQEPATAATTAPATVQPTTTGRDSDH; this is encoded by the coding sequence ATGAACACGAAGCAGATTGTCAGTCTCATTCTCGCGAGCACCGGGTTTGCAACATGCAGCCTTGCGCAGGGACTCCAGCCGGCCGGTCCAACCAGGCCAGCAGTGACTCCGACCACCGTCACACCACTGCCGCAAACAACACCAAACGATGGCACTCCGGTCCCCACCGGCCCGGCTGGCGAGTTGCATCTTGACGACAATGTGCTCGATCTTGGCATCATCCCGGACACGGACAAGGTCACGCGCAAGATCCCGTTTACAAACACCGGTCAGGGAGCGTTGACTATCACACGTGTGCAGGCACACTGCGGCTGCACAACACCAGAGCTTGATAAAACGGTCTATGAGCCCGGTGAAGCTGGTGAGATCACAGTTACATATGACCCAAACGGCAAGCACGAAGGTCCGCAGGCAACATCAGTGGACATCTACACCGACAACCCATCACAACAGCGAGTCCCGATACAGGTTGTTGCACACATCCTCCCGCTTGTCTCTGTAGATCCTACGTTTGTTTCATTCCAGAACATCGACAAGGGTGCTGTGATTTCGCAGCCCGTCACGATCCGCGGTCGCATGCCCGGATTTAAGGTCACCTCTGCAACAGCAAATGTGGGCGATGGGATCTCGGTTGAGATCATCGACACAACCGAGATTGAAAACGAAAAGGGCGAGAAGATCACGGAAGTCTTCGCACTTGTCACGCTCGATGGCACACGAAGCCCGGGACGTATCGGCGGGAACGTGACGTTCTTTACCAACGACGAACGTCGCCCGACACAGGCTGTCTCGGTTACGGGCATGGTGCTTGGTGATGTTCGCAGCAACATGACACAGTGGCGACTTGGCAATGCCATGCAGCCGGAGTCTGTCTTCACGCGCACCGTTCGACTCACCCACCGTCTCGGTCGGGACTTCAAGGTTGTTGATGTGAAGGAACGCCAGTCAACGCCGAACGACGCAACCGTCCAGTGGACCGTCGTCCAGCCCGATCCAGATCGTCCCGACGTGCTCGATGTCAAGCTCACACTTATCGCAAACGCACGCATGGGCACACAGGTTGGCGAGTTGAGCATTCTCACAGACGTCAAGGATGAGCCGCCAATCACGGTGACATACTTTGGCAACGTGAAGGACATTGGGCAGGAACCCGCGACGGCTGCAACGACTGCGCCAGCAACTGTTCAGCCGACAACAACCGGACGCGATTCAGATCACTGA
- a CDS encoding tRNA-dihydrouridine synthase — MRIGNVQLETNLLLAPIARYCDLAFRTICREQGGVGLACTDLLSPQGLLRGTQTSLELAHTNDFDTPICMQLYGSDPKIMAEGAKWAQDHGATIIDINMGCPVDKVTKKDGGSKLMCDIPRAMHIAEAVTRVISVPLTCKMRLGWTEEDKQRNVAGTLACQLIDGGAAAITVHGRTTEQKFSGEADLPGIKRVVDTVRAHVGDRVPVIGNGDITSPEAAQRMLRETTCDGIMIGRGALSKPWIFRDCWAHLQGNAVPAQPSDAAQIEMIRRFFDLMLRYRSERAAMNQIRQRISLMGKHIAGGHCKALKEAIRTAASPDDVHQALYGFLAGILTPMHQNDVSGSNAPVYPRASVG, encoded by the coding sequence ATGCGCATCGGCAATGTCCAACTCGAAACCAACCTGCTGCTCGCACCGATCGCGAGGTACTGCGATCTTGCATTCAGAACGATCTGTCGCGAGCAGGGCGGTGTCGGGCTCGCATGCACGGACCTGCTCAGCCCACAGGGGCTCCTGCGCGGCACACAGACAAGCCTTGAGCTTGCGCACACCAACGACTTTGACACGCCGATCTGCATGCAGCTTTACGGATCAGATCCAAAGATCATGGCTGAGGGTGCCAAGTGGGCGCAGGACCACGGTGCAACGATCATCGACATCAACATGGGATGCCCCGTCGACAAGGTCACAAAGAAGGACGGCGGCTCGAAGCTGATGTGCGATATCCCGCGCGCAATGCACATTGCTGAGGCGGTGACTCGTGTGATCTCCGTCCCACTCACATGCAAGATGCGTCTCGGCTGGACAGAGGAAGACAAGCAACGCAATGTTGCAGGCACGCTGGCATGCCAGTTGATCGATGGTGGCGCAGCAGCCATCACAGTGCATGGCAGAACAACAGAGCAGAAGTTTTCAGGCGAGGCGGATCTGCCTGGGATCAAGCGTGTTGTTGACACAGTGCGCGCACACGTAGGCGATCGAGTGCCCGTCATTGGGAATGGCGACATCACATCACCCGAAGCTGCACAGCGCATGCTGCGCGAAACTACCTGCGATGGCATCATGATCGGAAGAGGTGCCCTCTCAAAGCCGTGGATCTTCCGGGACTGCTGGGCACATCTTCAGGGCAATGCTGTCCCGGCACAGCCAAGCGATGCAGCGCAGATTGAGATGATTCGTCGGTTCTTCGATCTCATGTTACGTTATCGGTCTGAGCGAGCGGCAATGAATCAGATCCGCCAGAGAATATCTCTTATGGGCAAACACATTGCCGGAGGACATTGCAAAGCCCTGAAAGAGGCCATCAGAACGGCAGCCTCGCCTGACGACGTTCATCAGGCTTTGTACGGATTTCTTGCCGGAATTCTCACTCCGATGCATCAGAATGACGTATCTGGATCCAATGCCCCGGTCTATCCGCGGGCATCGGTTGGTTGA
- a CDS encoding GIY-YIG nuclease family protein, with product MASSKTHTEEPHPLLLFDLLQSLDATIIPEDCKVHLARSTGIDDPLNVYFAGEFDEWQRSQTKRNFGRKLVLSLISLPSPNYWLFAGVHDVMGYTERARRNRPDKSIYVYTTSRRGSTDALLGRAVVYFKRPGRNSYPNADKWSHLLAVSHIREDRLRVVEFPGYMQTLLSKQHLDIIVKDQTPSWKSALSSVAGVYVITDTKTGKLYIGSAVGEHGIWGRWSQYSKTGHGGNRELKQLLTEQGPEHADCFQFGVLETADTRATENDVLLRESHWKRLLLTRDHGYNAN from the coding sequence ATGGCTAGCTCCAAAACCCATACTGAGGAACCTCACCCTCTTCTGCTCTTTGATCTCCTGCAATCACTTGACGCAACCATCATCCCTGAAGACTGCAAAGTACACCTTGCAAGATCAACTGGCATCGATGACCCACTCAATGTTTACTTTGCAGGCGAGTTTGATGAATGGCAGCGCAGCCAAACAAAGCGTAACTTTGGGCGCAAACTTGTCCTGTCACTCATCTCACTCCCATCACCCAACTATTGGCTCTTTGCTGGAGTTCATGATGTCATGGGATACACAGAGAGGGCACGCCGAAACAGGCCGGACAAAAGCATTTACGTATACACGACCTCCCGGCGCGGCAGCACAGATGCCCTCCTCGGTCGAGCAGTTGTTTATTTTAAGAGACCGGGAAGAAACTCGTACCCAAATGCAGACAAATGGTCCCACTTGCTTGCTGTCTCTCACATTCGGGAAGATCGCTTGCGGGTTGTTGAGTTTCCAGGATATATGCAGACGTTGCTGAGCAAACAACACCTCGATATTATTGTCAAAGACCAAACCCCCTCGTGGAAAAGTGCGCTCTCAAGTGTTGCCGGCGTGTATGTAATCACTGATACAAAGACCGGAAAACTCTATATTGGCAGTGCAGTTGGCGAGCATGGCATATGGGGTCGATGGAGCCAGTATTCAAAGACGGGGCATGGAGGGAACCGTGAACTCAAACAACTATTGACTGAACAAGGGCCAGAACATGCAGATTGCTTTCAGTTTGGAGTATTAGAGACAGCAGATACACGAGCAACTGAAAATGATGTGCTGCTTAGAGAATCTCATTGGAAGCGGCTCTTATTAACCCGTGATCATGGCTATAACGCAAACTGA
- a CDS encoding CHRD domain-containing protein yields MSPRALISTLAVAVLAGTASADLIAFNFGMSGAQEVPANNSPAFGAGQLLYDTTTMTFDLDVHVYGIDLGNVTASHLHSAPAGVSGPVAIGLTPMQGAWVNDGLGIRLVLDDISIGAFQADLFAGNLYINLHTAAFPGGEIRGQLPAVPAPGTLTLAGAGLLAATRRRR; encoded by the coding sequence ATGTCACCCCGTGCGCTGATCTCAACACTTGCTGTCGCTGTGCTTGCGGGTACTGCATCTGCAGACCTGATTGCATTTAACTTTGGCATGAGCGGCGCACAGGAAGTGCCTGCGAACAACTCACCTGCATTTGGTGCTGGTCAGTTGCTCTACGACACAACCACAATGACCTTCGATCTCGATGTGCATGTCTACGGCATCGATCTCGGAAACGTCACAGCTTCGCACCTGCATTCAGCACCCGCTGGAGTATCAGGTCCTGTTGCTATTGGTCTGACTCCAATGCAGGGCGCTTGGGTGAACGATGGCCTCGGGATTCGCCTTGTGCTTGATGACATTTCCATCGGCGCATTCCAGGCAGATCTCTTTGCTGGCAATCTCTACATCAACCTGCACACAGCAGCGTTTCCCGGTGGCGAAATCCGCGGCCAGCTTCCAGCTGTCCCAGCGCCGGGCACGCTCACACTTGCTGGTGCAGGGCTGCTCGCAGCAACGCGCCGTCGCCGCTAA